A segment of the Melioribacteraceae bacterium 4301-Me genome:
CTTTATATCAATATCTATGGAATCAGGTTCTATACGTGTTTCTTTTGTGTCTATATTGAATAGCAGAAAACCATTATCTTGGTACATAGAGGAAATGTCAGATTGCTTTTCGTTAAAGTGGAGGTTGTTATTAAATTTTTCTAAGTCAAAAACGTCACCTTTTTTGAAATCTAACCTTTCTAAAATCGCTTGGTCTGAATAAACAGTATTACCTTCAATGTTGATGTTTCTTACTTTATATTGAGGACCTTCGTAGACTTTTACAATAATATCAAGTTTAGTTTTGTCTGGAGAATATGCAATACTATCGCCAAGAATTAAAAAGTCGATATAGCCGTTTTTTCTATAAAACTTTTCTAAGAGTTTTTCGTCTTCCTTAAACTTATCCTTGTTGAATTTTGGCTTTGACCAAAATTTCCACCATTTAGGTTCTTGAGTATCGTCGAATTGGCTTTTTAATTTATCATCGTCAAAAGCTTTATTTCCCACAAAAATAATTTTGTTAATTGTAACTTGATTTCCTTCTTTTATGTCATATAGCAAAACTACTCTGTCTTTAATTCTGTCAATAGAATTGATTGAAGTTAAATCTCCTTTTTCATACTCTGTTTCGTAATGGTCGGTACTATCTTTTTCGTTTGTCCATGTAATAATTATTTTCTCGCCGCTTGTATCTGCGTTAGCAAAAACAAATTCTTTAGGTGTAATAACCGCGTTTAAAAAGCCGTCGTCTATGTATAAGTTTTTTATATCATTTTTAATTTTGTAGATATCACTCGGCTTAATTGATTGTCCTCTTACGATTGTAATTTTTTTATTAATATCATCTGTGCTTAGTTCATCGTTGCCACGAATTATTATTTTCTCTAAGCGCGGGTATTCTTTTACTTTTATAAGTAAGAAAATTCCCGTGTCAATTTTTTTGTCGATTAGTATTTGGATATCATCAAAAATGCCAAGCTTCCATAGTCTTTTTATGGCATTAACAGTTTGATCACTTGGTATTTCGATTTCATCACCAACTTTTAGCCCTGAATTTGCAATAATTGTTGAAGGGTCAGTTGATTTATTCCCTTGCACAGAAATGCCTAGAATTCTGTAACTCACCCTTTGTTGTTGGGATAAAATATTAAGGTGAAAAATTAATATTAAAATAAGGCTAAATTTTAACTGCGTGCGAAAAGAATTTTGCGTTGTCAATATTGTTATTCTTCTTTTGTGATAATTGTTCACTTACAAGACCAAATCTTCTTTCTCTTTTTTGAAAATCTTTAACTGCCTGCAGCAGATGTTTGCACCTGAAATCTGGCCATAGTACTTCCGATATGAAAATTTCTGAATAAGCAATTTGCCATAATAAAAAATTGCTAATCCGAAACTCACCACCGCTTCTTATTAACAAGTCGGGATCTGGTAAACCCGCTGTAGAAAGGGAATTCGAAATTATGTTTTCGTCAATATCTTCAGGTTTTAATTTCCCTTCTTTGACTTGCCGAGTTATATTCCTTACAGCTTGAGTTAGTTCCCATCTGCCGCTGTAGCTTAATGCTAAATTCAAAATCATTTTTGTGTTATGGGCTGTTTTAGCTATTGCAAAATTTAATTCGTTTTGAACAACAGCTGGCAAGGAATTTTCATCGCCAATTGAAGTTAATCTGATGTTATTAGAGTTTAGTTCATCAGTTTCATTTTGTAAACTTTTAACTATCAAACGCATTAAAGTCGATACTTCTTCGTTTGGGCGCTTCCAATTTTCAGTTGAAAAGGTGTAAAGGGTTAGAACTTTAACCCCAAGTCCCACGCAAGTTTCAACTGCTTCTCGTACAGAATCAACTCCTCTTTGATGGCCTGCAACTCTTGGCAGCCCTCTTTTTTTTGCCCATCTACCATT
Coding sequences within it:
- a CDS encoding isoprenyl transferase, with protein sequence MARRLSKSDEKLILEVKQRGNIPKHIAIIMDGNGRWAKKRGLPRVAGHQRGVDSVREAVETCVGLGVKVLTLYTFSTENWKRPNEEVSTLMRLIVKSLQNETDELNSNNIRLTSIGDENSLPAVVQNELNFAIAKTAHNTKMILNLALSYSGRWELTQAVRNITRQVKEGKLKPEDIDENIISNSLSTAGLPDPDLLIRSGGEFRISNFLLWQIAYSEIFISEVLWPDFRCKHLLQAVKDFQKRERRFGLVSEQLSQKKNNNIDNAKFFSHAVKI